One stretch of Chitinophaga pendula DNA includes these proteins:
- a CDS encoding LysR family transcriptional regulator: MVNFEWYRTFKAIYQTGTLTGAAQELSISQPNVSQHLSALEHYTGQQLFERKPRKMVPTDYGKLFYTQIIEAVEKLETVETDFREACLYDCMPITRIGAPREFFEAIMAPHISQVPAHFIFEFGITRDLMQKLNKGELDFVIATHCTERNVVYEPVLKERFHLVGSTQLDATSLAKALAEDNLVQAEQWLTAQDWFAYSGDLMIIRRFWLNNFRKRPPVRPRYIIPDFTSILTALIHGKGVTIASDYLVCDLINRGLLQKLWATPTDTHNTIYLAYDKAHVTSKQITTMQTLFKGLQLPLE, encoded by the coding sequence ATGGTAAATTTCGAATGGTACCGCACCTTCAAGGCGATCTATCAGACGGGGACGCTGACCGGAGCGGCACAGGAGTTATCTATTTCCCAGCCCAATGTAAGTCAGCATCTGTCTGCATTGGAGCACTATACGGGGCAGCAGTTATTTGAACGTAAGCCGCGGAAAATGGTACCGACGGATTATGGTAAGTTATTTTACACCCAGATCATCGAGGCGGTGGAGAAGCTGGAAACGGTGGAAACGGACTTCCGGGAGGCCTGTCTTTACGACTGTATGCCGATCACCCGCATTGGAGCGCCGAGGGAATTTTTTGAGGCCATTATGGCGCCGCATATCAGCCAGGTGCCGGCTCATTTCATCTTTGAGTTTGGGATCACCCGGGACCTGATGCAGAAGTTGAACAAGGGAGAGTTGGATTTTGTGATCGCCACCCATTGTACGGAGCGGAATGTGGTGTATGAGCCGGTGTTGAAGGAACGTTTCCACCTGGTAGGCAGCACACAACTGGACGCTACCTCGCTGGCGAAGGCGCTGGCCGAAGATAACCTAGTGCAGGCAGAGCAGTGGCTGACAGCGCAGGACTGGTTTGCCTATAGCGGCGACCTGATGATCATACGCCGCTTCTGGCTCAACAACTTCCGCAAGCGCCCACCGGTGCGGCCCCGTTATATCATCCCCGACTTCACCTCTATCCTTACAGCACTCATCCACGGCAAAGGCGTTACCATCGCGTCCGACTACCTGGTATGCGATCTGATCAACAGAGGACTGCTGCAAAAGCTGTGGGCTACGCCTACGGATACACACAATACTATCTACCTGGCTTATGACAAGGCCCATGTGACCAGCAAACAGATCACGACTATGCAAACATTGTTCAAGGGATTGCAATTACCATTGGAATAA
- a CDS encoding NAD(P)H-dependent oxidoreductase: protein MKVLIVLAHPEPQSFNAAMYRTAVQAVEAAGHEVKVSDLNQQAFYAVSDRSNFKSAKDAQFLKLQLEETYATSTRTFSPGLEAEIQKVEWCDLMIWQFPLWWFGLPAILKGWVDRVFAMGRAYGDGHVYEHGLFRGKKALLSLTTGGGVADYESTGLNGDMQGILRPIHRGILEFTGFEVLQPQLVYGPARLTEEERRRELDNWTSRLQQITTETAIQVGMY from the coding sequence ATGAAAGTTTTAATTGTATTAGCACACCCGGAGCCACAGAGTTTTAATGCAGCGATGTATCGTACAGCGGTACAGGCAGTAGAGGCTGCCGGACATGAAGTGAAAGTATCTGACCTCAACCAACAGGCATTCTATGCGGTGTCTGACCGTTCCAATTTTAAGAGTGCCAAAGATGCGCAGTTCCTGAAGTTACAGCTGGAAGAAACCTATGCTACATCGACGCGGACTTTTTCTCCTGGTCTTGAAGCAGAGATACAGAAAGTGGAGTGGTGCGATCTGATGATCTGGCAATTTCCGCTATGGTGGTTTGGACTGCCTGCTATCCTGAAGGGATGGGTAGACCGGGTATTTGCCATGGGCCGCGCTTATGGTGATGGCCATGTATATGAGCATGGACTCTTCAGAGGTAAAAAAGCGTTATTGTCTCTTACAACCGGTGGAGGCGTTGCGGACTATGAGTCGACAGGGTTGAATGGAGATATGCAAGGTATATTGAGACCTATTCACCGGGGTATTCTTGAATTCACCGGCTTTGAAGTGTTGCAGCCTCAGCTGGTATACGGACCTGCCAGGTTAACGGAAGAAGAGCGCCGGCGGGAGCTGGATAACTGGACATCGCGTTTACAGCAGATCACTACGGAGACCGCTATCCAGGTAGGCATGTACTAA
- a CDS encoding nucleotidyltransferase, whose product MECLTESGADFMLGGAFALFHYTGIFRDTKDLDIFCKYTEYPKILKYFAAKGYRTELTDVRWLAKVFKGAYYIDIIFDTVNNICRVDDTWYQYAVPATFEGVPVKLIAPEELIWCKVYVQNRERFDGADVNHVMLRWQGLDWQRVLFRLDQHWHLLLSQLLIFQFVYPADYADIIPRWLFDDLMRRAQEQYELPRPLERVCRGPVIDQTQYAVDIREWDYKSCTIKTV is encoded by the coding sequence CTGGAATGCCTTACGGAAAGTGGTGCTGATTTTATGTTGGGAGGCGCGTTCGCCTTGTTTCACTACACCGGTATCTTCCGGGATACCAAAGACCTGGATATCTTCTGTAAATACACGGAGTATCCCAAGATCCTGAAATACTTTGCCGCCAAAGGATACCGGACAGAGCTGACGGATGTGCGCTGGCTGGCGAAAGTGTTTAAAGGGGCGTACTATATCGATATCATTTTCGATACGGTCAACAACATTTGCCGGGTTGATGACACGTGGTATCAGTATGCGGTGCCGGCTACGTTCGAGGGAGTACCTGTCAAACTGATCGCACCGGAGGAGTTGATATGGTGTAAGGTGTATGTGCAGAACCGGGAGCGGTTTGACGGAGCGGATGTGAACCATGTTATGTTGCGTTGGCAGGGACTGGATTGGCAGCGTGTCCTGTTCCGCCTGGACCAGCACTGGCATTTATTGCTTTCGCAGTTGTTGATCTTCCAGTTTGTGTATCCGGCGGACTATGCCGATATTATTCCCCGCTGGTTATTTGACGATCTGATGCGGAGGGCACAGGAGCAGTATGAGCTGCCTCGCCCGTTGGAGAGGGTGTGCAGGGGGCCGGTCATCGACCAGACGCAGTATGCCGTGGATATCAGGGAATGGGATTATAAGTCATGTACTATTAAAACAGTATGA
- a CDS encoding winged helix-turn-helix transcriptional regulator — translation MPGRKENSSNNINRKVTGDRCGMVYALNILSGRWKLLILFKLEDNAHHVMRFRDLKQAIPQISERMLTLQLKELERDQLIRRKVYAEVPPRVEYELSEYAKLLAPIWKQLNTWGDIHRNGTDNTANTDTDTDTINTLPTTTK, via the coding sequence ATGCCAGGTAGAAAAGAAAACTCATCTAACAATATCAACCGTAAAGTAACAGGAGACCGTTGCGGAATGGTCTATGCATTGAATATCCTCAGTGGCCGCTGGAAACTATTGATATTGTTCAAACTGGAAGACAATGCCCACCACGTTATGCGCTTCCGGGACCTCAAACAGGCCATCCCTCAGATATCAGAACGTATGCTCACTTTGCAGCTGAAAGAATTGGAAAGAGATCAGCTGATCCGTCGTAAAGTATATGCAGAAGTACCTCCCCGTGTAGAATATGAACTCAGTGAATATGCTAAGTTACTGGCCCCTATCTGGAAACAGCTCAACACTTGGGGAGATATACATCGCAACGGCACCGATAACACTGCCAACACAGACACAGATACAGACACAATTAACACTCTACCTACCACAACAAAATAA
- a CDS encoding serine hydrolase domain-containing protein, which produces MKHSTIIHTTAWTLFKVWSILLFSSASLYGQVTQGVNKERLQQLDRLITEHIRQQHIPGASALIIRNGEIIYNKAFGYADIAAQRPMQTNSIFRIASQSKAITSLAAMMLWEEGHFLLDDPISKWIPAFKDAQVLNSYDSHDTTYTTRTAAREITVRDLLRHTSGIAYPAVFSDHRMWAIYMKAGVPSGIGTTKGTLKESVELMAKQPLQHDPGTAFTYGYNTDILGYLVEIWSGLSLEEFFHKRIFTPLEMQDTYLHIPAEKQARLVTLYESKGAQLVRTDHPIYEGVDPQFPNLNGTYLSGGAGLSSTTGDYARFLSLILNKGSYKGKRLVSRKTIALMLTNQLPEGVHASPFPAQAPDFQFGLGFELETAKNDYLQPYSIGTFSWGGAFNTHYWADPKEQLIGLIFTQEYLSPYWRIGEAFKVGTYQALQD; this is translated from the coding sequence ATGAAACACAGTACAATTATACATACAACAGCATGGACCTTATTCAAGGTATGGAGTATACTGCTATTCAGCAGTGCGAGCTTATACGGGCAGGTCACGCAAGGTGTCAATAAAGAGCGCCTGCAGCAGCTGGACCGTTTGATAACGGAGCATATCCGGCAGCAACATATTCCCGGTGCCAGCGCTTTGATCATCCGCAATGGAGAGATCATCTATAATAAAGCATTCGGCTATGCAGATATAGCTGCACAGCGCCCGATGCAGACCAACAGCATATTCCGTATCGCGTCACAAAGTAAGGCGATCACCAGCCTGGCAGCTATGATGCTGTGGGAGGAGGGGCATTTCCTGCTGGACGATCCTATCTCCAAATGGATACCTGCTTTCAAAGATGCGCAGGTGCTGAACAGTTATGACAGCCACGATACTACTTATACGACCCGTACGGCAGCGCGGGAGATCACGGTACGCGACCTGCTGCGGCATACTTCCGGTATTGCCTACCCGGCCGTGTTCAGCGACCACCGGATGTGGGCGATCTATATGAAGGCCGGTGTGCCCAGCGGGATCGGTACCACCAAAGGCACGCTGAAAGAAAGTGTGGAATTGATGGCCAAACAGCCATTACAACATGATCCCGGCACTGCTTTTACGTACGGATATAACACCGATATATTAGGTTACCTGGTGGAGATATGGAGTGGTCTGTCACTGGAAGAGTTCTTCCACAAACGGATATTCACGCCGCTGGAGATGCAGGATACCTATCTGCACATTCCTGCAGAAAAACAAGCGCGCCTGGTGACCCTCTACGAAAGTAAAGGTGCGCAGCTGGTCAGGACCGATCACCCGATATATGAAGGCGTAGATCCGCAGTTCCCGAATTTAAACGGAACCTATCTGTCCGGTGGCGCCGGGCTGAGCTCCACAACCGGAGACTACGCGCGGTTCCTCAGCCTCATACTTAACAAAGGTAGCTACAAAGGCAAACGCCTGGTGAGCCGCAAGACGATAGCGCTGATGCTGACCAACCAGTTGCCCGAAGGAGTGCATGCCTCTCCTTTTCCTGCACAGGCACCGGATTTTCAATTTGGCCTGGGCTTCGAACTGGAGACTGCCAAAAACGATTATCTCCAGCCGTACAGCATAGGTACTTTCAGCTGGGGAGGTGCATTTAATACGCACTATTGGGCAGACCCCAAAGAACAGTTGATCGGATTAATATTTACGCAGGAATATCTTTCTCCTTACTGGCGTATAGGCGAAGCCTTTAAAGTGGGTACCTACCAGGCTTTACAGGATTAA
- a CDS encoding alpha/beta fold hydrolase: protein MKTLTLLCLFCVLSCSAALARQSNNDTLLTKQFLTLQQRGQFAEALQLMDAGVTSRLNESGLRSIWTDQIQFANGSYRRSWTSEIIPQQSYTTIIETCVFDRHTIRIRFIFSPAHKILSYTLAEDMPPISPASTSPLSDRPSSFYTAINVSIPTDGILLNGRLTLPNQPGKYPAAILLGGSGPTDMDGTYGPNKIYRDLADGLSEQGIAVLRYDKRTVANAASMQADYTVADEVTNDAIAALRYLCTLPGVDTSNIFYVGHSLGGMLAPRIAAGQPNVSGIALLEANVRDLGVTVLEQLDYLHSRKTMSNDVYDKMRRQWQRVASDTLSAAASIDSLPDHVRAGYWLDLKQYDPGLVAASLGIPIFIAQGGRDYQVTTKEFDLWKIKLADVPGVTFKFYPTLNHQMISLNTDRPSVPLEYSLPGQVDTQLITDLAAWIRANVRRR, encoded by the coding sequence ATGAAGACATTAACCCTGCTATGTCTATTTTGTGTACTGAGTTGTAGCGCCGCGTTGGCCAGGCAAAGTAACAACGACACATTACTGACCAAACAATTCCTGACCCTGCAACAGAGAGGGCAATTTGCCGAAGCGCTGCAGTTAATGGACGCCGGAGTTACCAGCCGGCTGAATGAAAGTGGATTACGGTCTATCTGGACTGACCAGATCCAGTTTGCCAACGGCAGTTATCGCCGTTCCTGGACCAGCGAGATCATTCCGCAGCAGAGCTACACTACCATCATCGAAACCTGCGTATTTGATCGTCATACCATCCGCATCCGTTTTATCTTCTCGCCGGCACATAAGATATTATCCTACACGCTGGCCGAAGATATGCCGCCTATATCGCCGGCCAGTACCAGCCCCCTCTCCGACCGGCCTTCCTCTTTCTATACAGCTATCAACGTGTCCATCCCAACGGACGGTATCCTGCTGAATGGCCGGCTGACACTTCCCAACCAGCCGGGTAAGTATCCTGCGGCAATATTGCTGGGGGGCTCCGGTCCCACCGATATGGATGGCACATACGGTCCTAACAAGATATACCGCGACCTGGCCGATGGGCTGAGTGAGCAGGGTATCGCTGTGCTTCGTTATGATAAACGTACAGTGGCCAATGCAGCCTCGATGCAGGCTGATTATACCGTAGCTGACGAAGTGACCAACGATGCCATTGCTGCCCTGCGTTACCTTTGCACGCTGCCAGGTGTCGATACCAGCAACATCTTCTATGTAGGCCATAGCCTGGGAGGGATGCTGGCGCCGCGCATAGCTGCCGGCCAACCGAATGTGAGCGGCATTGCATTGCTGGAAGCCAATGTGCGCGACCTTGGCGTGACGGTACTGGAACAGCTGGACTACCTACATAGCAGAAAGACCATGTCCAACGACGTATATGACAAGATGCGCAGGCAATGGCAACGCGTCGCCTCCGATACTTTGTCTGCCGCTGCCAGCATAGACTCCCTGCCTGATCATGTAAGAGCCGGTTACTGGCTGGACCTTAAACAATACGATCCCGGCCTGGTAGCTGCCAGCCTGGGTATTCCGATCTTCATCGCACAAGGTGGCCGTGATTACCAGGTTACTACAAAAGAATTCGATCTCTGGAAAATCAAACTGGCAGATGTACCTGGCGTCACTTTCAAATTCTATCCTACCCTCAACCACCAGATGATCTCGCTGAACACTGACAGGCCCAGCGTACCGCTGGAATACTCGCTGCCCGGACAGGTAGATACACAGCTGATCACCGACCTCGCTGCCTGGATACGGGCGAACGTACGCCGACGTTGA
- a CDS encoding metallophosphoesterase family protein, whose amino-acid sequence MESTTKPVRIAAIADIHVSATDKNRWVEFFRTVSQQADVLLICGDLTDTGDESEAEILQAEMKSCTIPVVCVLGNHDYEKGRQKLIRQIVQEQHHVHVLDGEAVILHGVGFAGVKGFGGGFDGHMLSMFGETAMKAFVQEAVDEALHLDRALARLDQEHADIKKVALMHYSPMLETVKGEPEQIYPFLGSSRLAEPLVRRKVVAAFHGHAHAGTAKGMLSDIVPVYNVARHVLDTAHPAAGFFLLEL is encoded by the coding sequence ATGGAGTCGACAACGAAACCTGTAAGGATAGCAGCGATAGCGGATATTCATGTAAGTGCCACGGACAAGAACCGGTGGGTGGAGTTTTTCAGAACGGTATCCCAGCAAGCGGATGTGTTGCTGATATGCGGAGATCTTACAGATACCGGTGACGAATCGGAAGCGGAGATATTGCAGGCCGAGATGAAGTCTTGTACGATACCCGTGGTATGTGTGCTGGGCAATCATGATTATGAGAAAGGGCGGCAGAAGTTGATCCGTCAGATCGTGCAGGAGCAGCATCATGTGCATGTGCTGGATGGAGAGGCGGTGATCCTGCATGGGGTCGGTTTTGCCGGTGTGAAGGGATTTGGCGGAGGATTTGACGGGCATATGCTGTCGATGTTTGGCGAGACGGCGATGAAAGCATTTGTGCAGGAGGCGGTGGATGAGGCGTTGCACCTGGACCGTGCTTTGGCGCGGCTGGACCAGGAGCATGCGGATATCAAAAAGGTAGCGCTGATGCATTATTCTCCTATGTTGGAGACGGTAAAAGGGGAGCCGGAGCAGATCTATCCCTTCCTGGGGTCCTCCCGGCTGGCGGAGCCGCTGGTACGCCGGAAGGTAGTGGCCGCGTTCCATGGTCATGCGCATGCCGGCACTGCCAAAGGGATGCTGAGCGATATCGTACCGGTATATAATGTGGCCAGGCATGTATTGGACACTGCTCATCCTGCAGCAGGGTTCTTTTTGCTGGAGCTGTGA
- a CDS encoding SDR family NAD(P)-dependent oxidoreductase has protein sequence MDLQLTGKTAFISGATQGIGFGIAKQLLEEGAKVIINGRSREKLAAAVQRLKEQVPGAQVSGIAADFADVATVDALLAELPEVDILVNNAGIFEPKPFTEITDADWLHFFEVNVLSGIRLSRHYLPKMLAKNWGRIIFISSESAINIPEEMIQYGTTKTAQLAISRGLAELTKRTGVTVNTILPGPTSSEGVDEFMKQMAVSEHTTKEQVEEDFFKKLRPTSLLQRLATVEEVANLVTYIASPRSSATNGAALRVDGGVVKSII, from the coding sequence ATGGATTTACAATTAACAGGAAAAACAGCATTTATAAGTGGAGCTACGCAGGGGATAGGTTTTGGTATTGCCAAACAACTGCTGGAGGAAGGTGCAAAGGTGATTATTAACGGCCGGAGCCGGGAGAAGCTGGCGGCAGCTGTACAACGGTTGAAGGAGCAGGTGCCGGGTGCACAGGTAAGCGGTATCGCCGCCGATTTTGCGGATGTAGCGACGGTGGATGCGTTATTGGCGGAGTTGCCGGAAGTAGACATCCTGGTCAATAATGCTGGTATTTTCGAACCTAAACCATTTACGGAGATTACGGACGCGGACTGGCTGCACTTTTTCGAAGTGAATGTGCTGAGCGGCATACGGTTGTCCCGCCATTACCTGCCGAAGATGTTGGCGAAGAACTGGGGGCGTATCATCTTTATCTCCAGTGAGTCGGCGATCAATATACCGGAAGAGATGATACAATACGGTACCACTAAAACGGCGCAGCTGGCCATCAGCCGCGGGCTGGCGGAACTGACCAAGCGCACCGGTGTGACGGTCAATACGATATTACCTGGCCCTACCAGCTCTGAAGGGGTCGATGAGTTTATGAAACAGATGGCTGTATCTGAACATACTACTAAAGAACAGGTGGAAGAAGACTTTTTTAAAAAGTTACGTCCGACCTCTTTACTACAGCGCCTGGCAACAGTAGAAGAGGTAGCTAATCTTGTTACCTATATAGCCAGCCCCCGCTCATCAGCTACCAATGGTGCCGCATTAAGAGTTGACGGTGGCGTCGTAAAATCCATTATCTAA